The nucleotide window gcatcatcacTAATAGAAGCTAAATTTgtgacatgttttgatgtcacAAATCAAACTTTGTGGCAATGAAATTTCATCACAAGACTTGGTATAATCGACTCAATTATTAGGTTGTTTAAGATATCTTATGATAACATCATAGTAATTTTCTTCTATAAGAGTAGTAAGTACTATTATAGTTCCAAGCATATCGAGATAGGGTATTTGGTGGTtaaagaaagagtccagaaacaataTGTATCAATTGAGAACCTGAGCACCACCTTAATGATTGCTGATTCATTTGCTAAAGTTTTAcggtctaaaatattttttaaaaaatattcttagaATAGAGCTTGTGAGAAAACCCTGATGCATGTTTAAGTAGATACTATTATTAATACATTAAAGAGAAATTATAAATCTTCTGTAATCTCTCGTTAGTCACATAGTCAGTCATTAAAAGACTACAACTATTCTCTCATCCTCTCTTATACCTAATCCATCGATCATAGTGATGAATGTAGTTTTTTCTTATAGATCGATATCACTATGATTTTTTGATTTGATGACGGTGCCTTTGtagattaaataaattttttttatgatatcgaAAAATACATATTGTAAATCTAATATATTGTTATCCGATTTTAATACTGGTATTAAGGTTTCttcacataataataatataatataagtttTTATACTTATACATATTTGTAATATATCTCTAGCTTTATCCTCATATAAGCTTAAGTCGACGTGTCATAATCCCAATTGATAGGATCATCAAATCTTTATATATCAATTTAAATATGTAATCAGATTAGATGCCCGAAAAAATGGAGGATCACTTACTTGTTTAATATGCGGGAGAGTGGGAAATGCTTGCTTAACAATTAAGCATTGCTTGAGCTGAAGGAAATGGTGGAAGGATAAAAGAATTCCCGAGCAGATCATAGGGTACATATAATCCACTACGAATACCACGATGGATGGATGTGATTCGCGAACTGGGATCCCCCAACTCCCCCTTACGAACCAGGGAGAGAGAAGCATCCTCGTGCCCACGTGTTCTACCAAGCGGAGCCCGTTCGGAGGACCGGCGATGGCCCACGAGCCATTAACTCCGATGTCTTAGatatcaccggaaggttcgtggaATTGCGTTCGCATCACGAGAGACGACTCCTTCGTGCATGTCGTCCCTGTCTTGGCGTTTTAGGGTGACACGAGCAAAACGGACACGGTCGGTGGTCGCATGGCTCTGCAGGTGGTGGTCTCGGGGAGTGGCTCCCCCGTAGCATTTCATCCCCATCGGCCTGAGGCCGACAAGTTCACGTGTCGCTCCTAGTCGACGTACATCAGTCTCCCAGAGCCCTCTGAAGTGTTGCTGCCACCAAATCTGACCATCGGCAAAGCATTCAACGCAGCAGCGGCAGAATGAATACCTTTTCCATCGCTAAGCCAATGACCCACCCCTCCACCGAAACAATAGATGTGGCTTACGTCGGAGGAGTACCGGCTTCTTGCCTTCCAAATGTGATGGCAAGCAAAACAAAAGAGAGCCACACCGTCCTCCAGAGAGTATCATGCAAGCGAGTAAGATATCGGTGTCAGGATGAAGCCAATGGTGTGGGTCATTCTTCTGCCCACATCCCAAGGAGAATGTTTGCAGGGAGCCCACATCCGGGAAATCAATTAAATGTTTCCGAGGAAGTAGAGTGGCCTCCTTGTTTCCATGTAGAAAGGCATGGGAGAGGAGGGTGGTGGTGAGTGGGTGCAGGAATCATTAGCCGCAAGACTTGTGCTGAGGCAGGTGAAGTCTGCAATTTCCATGCCTCACGACCCAAGCTTTCTTCCTCATCCAACTGGCACTGCAACTCCTAAGAAACCTGTTTAATGCtggtagtatatatatatatatatatatatatatatataattaattaattaattcgaAGGAAAAAGTTCCTCGACGGGGAGAGTGTGGGCATGCCAACCTATTCCAGTCTATCTTAAGCTTCTCGTGGTGCTTTCATAGTTGGGAGAATCTCGCTGGAATGATGAGACGTGACATCTCAGACTGGTGCAAGAGGGCGACACAAACGACAAGAAGAACATGCATGCCAACGTGAATTGACGTACACAAAATCCCTGTTTCTCGAGATACAAAGTAGAGCAGTACAACTGTAGTTTTCCCTTCTGCCCCCGTTTTTGGCCAATACAAATCTGATGCATAGTCCGCACAGTCGCCACACTACGACTCTGTTGCCTAACCCAACCAAACACTATCACAAACGCTACCCATTCTTCTTCTCCATCTCCAGCGAACCAGGCGATGGACCACTACTAGCAAGGAGGTGTATCACCTCCCTTTGTCATCACTGCACAgaaacaaaggaagaaaaaatgtgGGTTCTCTGGCCTAACCAAAGGCTACTTTTGCATCGTAAGATATCATTTTGAAGCCGACCTAAAAAGAAGCTTCATGCTGCTGAAAAATGAAGGCtgtaaaagaagagaagaagggagTGATGGAGAGATACGAAGAAGGAACTTCATGTGGCTTCTGTCTTTTGTTAGTGCTGAGCCAACCGAGACCTAATGGATAAGCATAGTGTGTTGATTCCTACCATGAGCCTCCTCCACCGAACATACCATTCCAAAAACCAGGAGTGGCCACACCTTCCTCCCTGCTATTCTCCAACTCGGGAGTCGTGCTTGTATCAGCCACTCCTGGCTTTACGTCTTCGAACGGGAACAAGAGCCTTCCATGAGCACTCTCCTGCATCCCCTGCAGAGCCCCGtacccgccgctactcccgcctcgtcttccttcccctcctcctcctcctcctccaccaattCCCTCTATCGGGAAGTTGAATGCAGGAGCCCTGAATTCCTGCAACCCAAATCCAGTTGGGTATTCCGGCAGTGGCACCGGCACGAATGTCCCGATCTCTCTCGCTGTCATTCCACTACTCAGCAGCTCCATGGCTGAGAGAGCACCAAGTGCATTGCATGGGATGCTTCTACTACTGGTGCTGCTATTGTTGTTGACGGTACTGCTCTCCAAGCTGGGGAAGTCGTTGTACTCGGGGAGTCCGGGGCGGGGGAAGGCCATGTTGAGATCTTGTCCCTCATGGAACTTACGAGAAGTAGAGAGGGAGAAGGGAGGGGAGACGTGCTCGGTTGGAAGCTTCTTAGGATTTGACACTAATGCTGATGCCGCTGTGGCGGTGGAAGAGGTGGCGGTGGTGGCGGCGGTGGAAAGGAAAGACTTCTTGTTCTTCCTTGAGCCACCACCGACGGGAACATTTCTGAGGGATCCACCCTCGGTCCAATACCTCCTGCAGGTCTTGCAGAAGTATCTGGGCTGAGTGaggctgtagttgttgtagtagcagaacttggtgttggtggagTTGCACCGGGGGCAATTGAGGGCCTGCTCCTTCTGCGGCCTAGCCCTGCGCTCCGTCACCACCTGCGACATGGCTGTGGAGCAAGTATTGCTcgcagtggtggtggtggtggagggggaggaggatGCAGAGGGCACCAGCTGCATGGGCTTCGCCAGCCCTGTCTCCTGAAGAGCAACAAAACCGCAACCCCATGCGGACCAATAATTAGACATACAAAACATTAGCAAACATCTATATATGTTGGAGAGCTGTAGATATCCACGATTACATGAAAAGGATGATCCGAGGGAAATCAGAAAAGATGAAAGAGAAATCAGACTCACTTGGTACACCAACCTGTTCATGCCTTTGCTTTACCTCACAAGctaaaaaggaggagaaagagaaagggagaagaaaagaaggtagAAAAAGAAAGTGATTTGCTTCTTTCAAGGATTAAAGAGGAAGCCATGACAGTATCATAAGAGATGATGTACCAGGAGATCCAACACAAAGAATGAAAAGACCCAACAAAGCGCCATGCCCTCCCTCACATATCCACAGACCATTTACCTGACGCCACTGAGCAGCATCCATGCGATCCGGATGAAGctgagagaagaagaggaagaaaaaacgGCAGCTGCCCCTGGAGAAGGAACGCTTATGGACGGCGGTGGAATCGCGGTGCGGTGGTGCCTCTCATGGCATCGAGAAAGTAAGAATGAGATGGCTGCGGTGAGAGGACGCGAGTCCGCCAAAGCTTACCATTTGTGCGGGCGGTCTTGTCCATTGCTGCCCGTTCGCCGTGTGTGATTCGAGTGCACGAGCGAGACGGCAAGGTGGGGCCGTGACGCAAGTGCGGACGCTGACGTGGTACGTTCCTGCGATGGAGAGCTGTTGTGTGGGGCCGGCGACATGAGTTGTCCACAGACGGGATTCCGCCAAGCGGGGCCCCACTTCTCGTGCCGATGGGAGGAGAATTGCGGGTACAAAACCATCGAGATCTTGCACTCCCTGCCACGTGGCGCACTCCCGTGCCTTGCGATTGGAAGATAGATCAGATGATGCATTTTTGGGCTTTTTGATGAATCAGCTGTTGGTGGCGGGGGAAAGGAGGAGTTTTGACCCGATCGGGATCGGATCGACATGGTCGACGGGTTGGGTTGAGCCGATTTAAGTTATCGGATCGATATTTACGTGGATCCACATCCGATTCGTGGACAGGTTAAAAGTCTCCATCCAATTGATGATCTTATGGGTGCCATTGATTTGAACGAGCTTTATGCTTATGCAGACCGTAGGATGACGTTATGAACATAAAACACGAAAGTTAACTCGTACCGTACGATGACTTTACATCCAAATAACGCCCCCGAAACAGTTCGGGGGGGAAACAATGGCCACCGTTCGAAGCAACAATCAAGTACGCACACGAATCTCAAAGCGGCGTTATCAACTCAAATAGGCAGGATTCGTTTTGTTCGGGCGCTTAACGGTGGTGACGCGAGTCGTGACTGAAGCGGCTGCGAGTGGTCGGCACGGCTATAATTGCTCATTACGATGCCGCTCGATAACATCATGGTCCGAAGGCCCCCCCGGCACCGTGCACCACGAGAGATGCCACGAGTCGGGCCCAGACGAGCATGTGTTGTCTGGTGAAAGCGACGCCCTCGGCTGACAAGCCACGTACTGAACTCCGAGGGTGATCGCAGATGTCGGGTAAAGCGCGAAACGCATACAGTGCGTATCGGATCAAAAGAACAGGAGAACGATTCCGAGTGTCGACCATCCATGTCCGCTGTGCCCTcttcctcccctctctctctccccgccTCGTCAAGTCGATCGTTGTGCGTGCACTTTGGCTCCCAAGGCAAGCAAAGAATGGCTGTGGACTCCATGAACACTCCACGATGTCGTCCTGGTGGGATCTGCTGCCGCTGTCAATAGATTTAATATGATACAAAATATTGAAGTGCTCTTGTGATGTTCCTCTTTGTCTTCCACTGGCTTCGTCGTCCTATCATTTTACACTAAACGACAAGCTGCGTTGCTGTGCTTTGATGCTCTCGCTGTTCCCTTTTGTCCGCAGGCAACACAGATAGATGGTTAAGCAGACAATTTGCCTTTCTATTACAGGTGTATGGCTTAAGGCAGCCATTCACTCATCAAATCTAAATGtgtatgtattggttgagagacaaGTCTCTTGTGGGAACTATTCGCTGGTCGTTTCCCAGTCTTCTCCACTTGCAGAAAAGGATGGACGGCGGAATTTATTCTCGTGCGCAGAAAGCTGCGGCGCAATGAATGATGACGATCTGAGTTAAGCTGCTGGGTTCTCACATCCGAGACAAGTTTCCACGTTATATGTATTTAATATCTCAAGACAGAACTACTAATTTCGGCAGATTGGTTTTAATTTTCGATTCCCTATGTCTCGAGTGGCCGACGCACAAAAGGATAAAATATAGCTTTTGTTTTACAACAAAAAGAAATACTGATTGAtgtctttcattttttttcattACGGGCAGACCTCACATCGACAAAGTACTCGATGCACAAAACATCACAACAAGGAATAAAATAGAACGTGAAGCTCGAGATTGCAGCCACTATGTGGGGGGCCAGAAAGAGATAgagactgtgtgtgtgtgtgtgtatcggATGGGAGTCTTACCCAATCCCACCTACAAACCTGTCACCCAACATGCCCCTTTTCTCTCTCAAGAAATTGACAGTTTACACTGTTCAGACGAAATGCATTGATCGAACAAGGCTATGACAGAATTCTCTACTCAACCAACAACAAAAGTAAAAGCACATAGGCTAACATGTTAAAAGCATCTGTGTCAGATCTACTAAGAGAATAGTTGACAAAATGGAAAAAGAATGGGCATAAAGGTCAATCTCAGCCCTCTGTCTTCTCTGCAGATGGGAGGCCATAAACGCATTCATTTTTCCCTCACTAAGGCCAGATTAGGTTACCAACGATATCTTCAAATGAAACGAACAGTATGTTTTCTTGGTTGGCGAAGTTGTACCAGAAGACATGAAGTTGGAAGGTGAGACGGTTCAGTCTTCTCTGTCTTCTCTGCAGATGGTAGGCCATGAACGCATTCATTTTTCCCTCACCAAGGCCAGATTAGGTTACAAAAGATATCTTCAAATATTCTTACAACAACAGAATCAAGGTGGAAGCCATGCAGAAAGCCTGAAACGAACAGTAGgttttcttggtttgatgaagttGGAAGGAGAGAAGGTTCAGTCGTTCAACTTGCAAACTGCCACAAATTTCTGTACTGCATTGTGATACTGGGTTCCCTGTAAAGTGGAGACAACACTGTTAAATAATCTGGGATAAGATGTATAATTTGAAACAATTTGGTTTCTATGAACTGAATATTTGTTAGGGTACCAAGCTGAATCAAATGATTATCACAATTTGTAACAATATGGGCTAAATTATTGAGGGTTTGAAGAGGATAATTTATCCAAAACTAATCAGTCTTTCAGAATATTGAAGTACACAGCTGCAATGATTATAGTGGATATATGGCTTTTCAACTTTGGATTGAAAACTAGGACATGGTCATATCTTGAGAAAAGAAAACATTAGACTGTCCGAAAACAAAGATATCATCAGGCCAGTTTAACATATAACGGAACCAAGACAACAACGTCAGCAAGCAGGTTGAGACATTACCTCCCAGTAGAGTTGTTTGCAGTCAGTGCATTGCCAGAACTCAAGATTTCGGTCAAAAAGGCAGTCAGGAATGACCTGGAATCCCCTAGAAGCTGCAATAGCTTCTTCAATTGTCAGAGGCTTCTGAATGAAGTTTCCGTTGCATTTTGTACATCTTGACATGAGTTGTTCCTCGGAAATTTTCAACTGGAAGGTCTCAATGACCTGTCAGAACTAAACAAATCAAAACTGGCACAGAATGTAATAGTCATAATAATTCTTTTAGTGAACATAAATGTTACGACCATTGACCAGTGTATCTTTTTAGTTCGAGAACATGATTTCCTAGTCGGATTTGTTTTGTAGATCTAATTTTGTGAAAACTACACACATAACCGAGATTGCTTCTTTGAGATGTTATAACTCATTAAACGACACAGGCAAAATAACATAACAAAAAGAACTTTTCTCAAAAGAATCAGGTCTTACTGACTGACACAACGAGAAGATGAAAATGAAAAGGAAAAGGTCAAGTGGCCAAGATGAACCAGAGCACCAATTTGAGGTACTGATCTGAAAGAGAATGGGTTCGGATTTCACTCCTGATACTTAagatataagatatttaataataataagtgGAATGAAGTGCATACTGCACCTAATATGGGTGATTTAATGGATATGTTTAATGCTTCATATAAAGTAGCAAAATAGAAATCTAAAAGTTCTAAAAATGACTGAGATGTTGTAGTTGGTTGTTCAAGTGATTTTGGATTCCAAGATGACAGTTAAATTAGTAAACAACTGCATCATTCAATTACACTAAGAGCACATTTATATTACTATAAGTAAACCACTGAAGTGAATTTATAGTCAAAGTGATCTGAGTTCTTGTGTTAATTCACCAAAAATAAGATGCAATTATGAAGTGAAGTTCCAAGAGGCCAAAAAAATTGAAGGTGGTCTTTTGTGCAAAGAGCTCCAGAATCATTTTAGGGGAAATGGGAACAGGAGATTTCGTTATTTCATTTGAATTTTGTAGAGCTCAATTTTGGTGCTTTTCTGAAAACCAAATACTACTTGTGATTGATTGGAAAAAAAATCAGAGCTCACTTCCCCCTTAATTATGTAGTTAGGCTTTTATATAGCTAATTTCACCTTGAGCCTGAACCATGGAAGTCCTAGGTCATCTGAAGTGCATTCCACTAGATATTTTTAGCCTGCAATTTAGTTGATTGTGAAGCCAACCACAGGCTACTAGTTATTTTTGCAGACCATCAAGTAGCTAGCAATGGCAATGAATCAGCAATCAAGATTTGTCGAGAGCAACCTATGATAACCAACTGCGGCTCTACGGATTGTTTACCAATCTAATAACAGATGGTAATACCAACTATGTTAAATGATGAGTGATCACCCTCCAATGTCCTAACAAAGGCGACAATCTGTCAGCAAATGAAATTGGGGTTTACAATGGGCTAACAATTTGCCTGCAATCACTGATAAACTAATATGGTGTGTTGATTGACTAAAATTTGGCTCACTAAAAATGTTGATTGATTAAAGATCCTCAATTGTTTGTCCCTAAAGAAGGGAAAGACAACTATGAGCAATCGCTATGTAGTAAGAGGACTGATTGACAAAATGTGCATGGTCATTGATTAGCAGTTTGTTAGTGATGGCCAGCCTGTAATCTACCAGTGGTCCACAATCATCAAATGGTGCGCTCCACCAGAGGCTAACAATCTAACAGTGGTTTCAATTGTAATCAATGGAATACAACCAATAACAGCAGTTTACAACTCTCAACAAATCCACTGAGCAACCTTCATGCTATCCATGACAACAAGGTAGTGAGTGAACTGGAGATTATCTTAATAAGAGATGTCTGATATATACTGAACAAATATTCCATGCAATTACCTCAAGTAGTTGGTCATTCTTGAGTGAACTCTTCACCTTGTATACTTGATTCCTCACCAAATATTGATATCTCAAAAGCTTGGCATCTCGTGTTAACAGGACCCTTTTCTCTTTGTATGCTTGATTCAGTAGCTGCCTACAGAAAATAGAGGTTGGATAAGAATCATATGTTTCTGTTAAAAAGAATGTGACATACACATGGTTAAGAAGAGGTACTAAAAGTCCAAATGTGTTTTCACAAACTAACCTTGGATCAGGCTTCCTTAAAAAAGGAATAGCAGCATCAATGCCAACACATCGTAGATGTTTTGCTAACCCCTCTATCTATGGATCCAAAACTGTATCTAGTTAGATTTAGTAGAATTTCCAAAATGCACATGATAAATTAAAGAAAATACACAATCAAATAACACTAACAAAAGCCTGAGTGATGCATGAAAAATAGGTCAAATATAGAAAGTAAACACGAAAGTTTTGGATAAATGTTTATACTAATTGTGCTAAAAAATAGTATAAAAACATATAAGAAAATCTATATAGACCATCTGTTAAAGATCAAGAAAGCAATTAATAAGAAAATATAAGTTTTCAGGACAATATCATAAGGACCTAGTACTGGACTTCCCGCTATATTTGTTGAATTCATATGTGATCCAATTTTAGATCAAGCTCTGATTTGAAAGCCAAATgtgattatataatttatatgCATCTTATGTAAACCATCATTAAATACAGTTCTAAATTCATCTGATAGTGAATACATTATTTCATGATACTCGACATACCATACATTCTTTCGTTGTCTCCTACGAAACAAGCTTCATAATATTATTCCTTGTTTATACTGTAAAATTGGTTAATTTAGTAAAGTAATCTCTAGTAGAAATCTTTAGGAGGCCTATTCTTTCAAATTGGAGAATACTCCAACAGCAATTGGTTGCTTCCAAATCATGACCAACCAATTTTAAACAATATGACTTGATCCGATCCAATCCAATAGTTGAATTACAAGTTCATTATCTAGGTGAAAATCAAACCTTCATTTTGGAAGCCTGAAGTTTGTAAAAATCAaagttatagtttatataacctgAACCGAGCAAATCCAATTATAGTCAAACTTCATAATGTTAGTTCAGATTTCAGGCCCTGACTATCATGATTTTATTCTAAcattatgcttttggatactATCTTGCAACCATTAGATTTAAGATTCAAATGTAAATGAAGGTGGTACTAATAGTAAAATTAACAATCCACAAACCAAAGAATATTTGACTGAATTGGTTCATAATTGACTAAATTTTGATCGGATTGAGGTCAATCTGGATCTTATCAATCTAGAATGAGCAAGATTCTGCTTAGGAAAGTAAATGCTTATTTTAGCATTGTTAGGGTGAAATCAGTTCATAATCAGGTATATAGAATAATACCACTATTAGTTTGAGTTTTTAGTTAAAAATCTGATAAATGTAATTTTGAGGTCATGAATTAACAAGAACACATTCGTcgaatacagtgatgcctattttGGGCAGTATTTCGGGTGGGCAAGCCTTGATACAAATGATAAGAATCTTAATTCATGACCTAGATGACTATAATTCAACTCGCAAAAATAAGCTCTCTGCTTGTAGGGGTAGGACTGTGTGCCTGCCTAACTTTTCTGTCACTTGTCAGCTTTAGCCCCCTTTTGAATTAGTTCTATGGCCTGAACTTTTGAATATCAAACCCCCAATCTTGATGCATGCTAAATGATTCAACACCTCAACTGATGCTGAAGAGAGATCCCATATAGACGGAAGCCTTATGTACTAGGCTCACTTTAGGGATGTCTATTTTCCCTAATGACATAAAAAGTAACAAGAACACACGAGAAAGCCTCACTACAAAGTCAATGACCATAAGCAATCAAAACTAGCAGCAGCGATACAAATATTAAGCAGTGCACAAAGAAAAGTCTCATACCATCACATCACATAAAAACTTTGGGCTTCCATCCCCACCGAAGGATACATCCCATGGTGGAGGGCCTTGCCAATCTTCATCACAAGTCAATTTCTCTTTGTTCTTTGCATTTCCAGATGACTGCTTTTTCTCTTTTCGTCTTGAGGTCCGAGGTATTTTGTCTGATTCCTTCAACATAATTTTTTCGCCATGTCTCCTGACATTGTTCGAGAGACAATCATCAAGCTGAAATATATATATCAACAAGAAGGCCATAAGGTGGGTATAACTGCAAAATGtctcaaaagagaaaattttaaaatcacgtGATCTGACCATATCAGATGATTCACAACATTCAGTAAACAATTTGTTGGAGCCTGATTCTGGGATGATTTCCTTTTCTATAACAGTGGCAATGAAATTCTGTCCAGGAGGACTAGGTTGTGATTTGGCTGCTGCTACAATCATTCAAAGTTAACAAAAGAAATTGAACAGCATTTCAAAGGATCTGTTCTgcaagaaaatttaagaaataaaaatccTAACTAATCATTATCTAGCAAAAAATCTAGTGATAAGACCCAAAAGACTTTTATAAGATAGAAAATTACCAAGAAaagaaaatgaatcagaaagatTAAATGAAGGTAGGAAATCCTGATAGAGTTGTCATGCTAGATATAACTTACAAAATTACAGCCAAGAATTTCAGTATCATATAATCATGACATGCTACCATCGTACAACATAGCAGGTGCCAAGGCATGTGTTCTCCCAATTATTACACCTAGGACTCAACAAGTGTGTTCACATAATTCCAGTATGATATGACCAGGGCAACTAAGCATTCCTTTAAAGAGGCGTCCAATTACAGAAGGCTCTGCAAATGAAAATAGAAGACTGGTGGGATGCAATAATTGCTTAGAACAAAAGTCAGATCTAGCAATGGGAAAACATCGTGTGATGAGATTAAAGGCTACCAAAATTTTGTAGCTATTGGTATTGGTGAAGTTGGCTCAACCCAAGCAGAAGGCTTGATAAGACTATAAAGTGAATTTGAGGTCTCCAAAGAGACTTGTTTTTAGGGTACTGAAATCAGTGGCTATTATAATAAGTCCAATACTTTAATAATTTTAGTACCGATTATTTCTTGAATCGATCATCATGAGGCAGGATAATAACCTCATGCAATTGTCCATCAGCTCTTAATGATCTTAACTTTCACTTTCATGTTAAAATATAACCGTTGAACCTCATGAACTACAGGATTTATAACACACCAGAAGTCCATTCGTATAGGCTATTCTATTGACCATAAGAGAAGGCCAGTGAAAAATTAGAAAAAGAAGGCAGAAGCACTTCAAGAATATTCCCGTCACCACTGTCACTTTTACATctattttctttgttcttttttcttttctgttcttatcagcatcaaaagattttttttctaaataccTATTTGATTAAGGCAGTCACCGCAAATATAAGAGAGagtatattttgtatcaatatccTGAATTTGGCTTTGCTACTATACTTGTGAGCTGTGAAATGAATGTCAGCTTAGTGAATTTGGGGAATAGAGAGGCAAAAGAATGATGGCTAAACCAATATCACTAGCTCAGAAGACACTAGGCTAAGCCATAGGCATTGATACACAAGACTGCTAAGTCCCCAGACTTCTAAAACTTGTCACATAACcaacaaaaaaaattgatatgGAAAATTTCGTCATTGTCCATCACACTGAAAAGTAAGATAATACAACACAAGTTCAACAAAAAGAATGTACTGTGGAAATTTGATCAGGACATATACATATAATAATAGTTCCAAGCTTACAGAGTATATACCTTTGGTGATTATTTTTTGCtggaagacatcaaatatttcaaGCAAGTAATACGCATCAGCTGCAGCATATAATATCTGCTGTTCACTTAGAGGACGGCATGACCAGTCACTGCATTGGAGTTCCTGTAGAAAGAAATTGTTGAGCAATAACTCCAGGTGATGTTTGAAGTCCAATATagaaaattatatgatgcttcaGGTCATTTTTAAATTCTACTTTAGTCAACTCATACAAAATGAAGAATAGAAAAGGATATACAAAATAGGAAGGGTACTTGCAGACATGGAAGAACACATGATATGGAGCCATTTGTGGTATTTTGATGGAGTACTAAGGCCTTTAATGAAAGCCAACGAAAGCCACTATCCATTAGATATATTACATATTAACATGAAAAAGAAATCCAGAAGTCTATAAGAAACCTCATGCAACAACCAACCTTTGATAAAGAGACATTAAGAACTTCCTTGCAGATAGCTGCTAAGCTTTTAGTATCCTTTGGATGTTTTTTACCCATGGTTGGATTCTTTAGGTGATGGTAAATGCTGGTGATATCCATAAAAGGCTCCACCTGTCCCAGAAAGACATAGTTATCATTTCAAAGAAGTGAGAACCATTAAATTAACATTAAAGAAAAGGTCCCAGATTCAAAGAAAAACTAGCATTACAAACTTCAACATTCCATTGTAGTTCCTACTTGTAGGCCACCAATTATAT belongs to Musa acuminata AAA Group cultivar baxijiao chromosome BXJ3-5, Cavendish_Baxijiao_AAA, whole genome shotgun sequence and includes:
- the LOC103985712 gene encoding dof zinc finger protein 1 isoform X1: MDAAQWRQETGLAKPMQLVPSASSSPSTTTTTASNTCSTAMSQVVTERRARPQKEQALNCPRCNSTNTKFCYYNNYSLTQPRYFCKTCRRYWTEGGSLRNVPVGGGSRKNKKSFLSTAATTATSSTATAASALVSNPKKLPTEHVSPPFSLSTSRKFHEGQDLNMAFPRPGLPEYNDFPSLESSTVNNNSSTSSRSIPCNALGALSAMELLSSGMTAREIGTFVPVPLPEYPTGFGLQEFRAPAFNFPIEGIGGGGGGGGEGRRGGSSGGYGALQGMQESAHGRLLFPFEDVKPGVADTSTTPELENSREEGVATPGFWNGMFGGGGSW
- the LOC103985712 gene encoding dof zinc finger protein 1 isoform X2; the protein is MNRLVYQETGLAKPMQLVPSASSSPSTTTTTASNTCSTAMSQVVTERRARPQKEQALNCPRCNSTNTKFCYYNNYSLTQPRYFCKTCRRYWTEGGSLRNVPVGGGSRKNKKSFLSTAATTATSSTATAASALVSNPKKLPTEHVSPPFSLSTSRKFHEGQDLNMAFPRPGLPEYNDFPSLESSTVNNNSSTSSRSIPCNALGALSAMELLSSGMTAREIGTFVPVPLPEYPTGFGLQEFRAPAFNFPIEGIGGGGGGGGEGRRGGSSGGYGALQGMQESAHGRLLFPFEDVKPGVADTSTTPELENSREEGVATPGFWNGMFGGGGSW